A stretch of Cicer arietinum cultivar CDC Frontier isolate Library 1 chromosome 5, Cicar.CDCFrontier_v2.0, whole genome shotgun sequence DNA encodes these proteins:
- the LOC101505024 gene encoding large ribosomal subunit protein bL19c-like, translated as MASRRFLSSLLRSPLTRSPPEFQFPTYVQSLFFSNLTSRLSPIPVTGFPQTNAFSRVESGNGLARLASFQHDYVHVPQNRFMSTETNSVDSSSQDSTILESEVPPRIKFKRLDKTARHIMQILDKEAVEEVKAQKEMPDIRPGYTVQLKVEVPENKRRISIIKGIVIARRNAGLNSTFMIRRTVAGTGIEYLFPLYSPNIKEIKVLDKKKVRRAKLYYARKKKNALK; from the exons ATGGCTTCACGAAGGTTCTTATCGTCTCTTCTCCGTTCACCGCTCACTCGCTCTCCACCGGAATTTCAATTTCCGACCTATGTCCAATCACTCTTTTTCTCCAACCTTACCTCTCGTCTTTCTCCAATCCCC GTCACAGGGTTTCCTCAGACTAATGCATTTTCTAGAGTTGAGTCTGGTAATGGTTTAGCTAGATTGGCTTCATTTCAGCATGATTATGTACATGTCCCTCAAAATAGGTTTATGTCGACCGAGACAAATTCGGTTGATTCTTCTTCTCAAGACAGTACCATTCTGGAATCAGAAGTGCCTCCTCGCATCAAATTTAAGAGATTAGATAAAACTGCAAGGCACATTATGCAG ATTTTAGACAAGGAAGCAGTGGAGGAGGTGAAAGCACAAAAAGAGATGCCTGATATAAGGCCTGGTTATACTGTGCAGCTCAAAGTG GAAGTGCCAGAGAACAAGAGGCGCATTTCTATTATAAAAGGGATTGTTATTGCAAGGCGTAATGCTGGACTCAATTCTACATTCATGATTAGAAGGACGGTGGCTGGGACTGGGATTGAATATCTATTCCCACT GTATTCACCTAACATTAAGGAGATAAAGGTGCTGGACAAGAAGAAAGTGAGAAGAGCCAAACTCTACTATGCGAGGAAGAAAAAGAACGCgcttaaataa
- the LOC101505345 gene encoding uncharacterized protein yields the protein MNTGDLNKVWEIRALKRKPGEEQARQMLEKIAKQVQPIMHKHKWRVKLLSEFCPSNPSLLGVNVGAGINVKLRLRRPNRDSDFFPFHEVLDTMLHELCHNSHGPHNSNFYKLWDELRKECEELISKGITGSAEGFDLPGRRLGGYSRQPPLSSLRNTALKAAEKRSQLGSLLPSGPNRIGGNSVIMKSLTPAQAAVMAAERRLQDDIWCGSQFCDKSDHEDDNSESAENLENKWKGVGSSRPSDSSTLSLVPTSRKRSRDKDSSLLVHSSSNPKFVDLTMDTPKSQCLNEHQTGSQQRSFGLESVSCSQSNYQAGSSSANLSCSSGSLSVVNRTLHSEELAMWECLTCTLLNKSLAPICELCGSQQPKDVTTKHNTWSCKFCTLENNMKLERCSACDQWRYSDGLARVHPGLNLAS from the exons ATGAACACAGGTGATCTAAACAAGGTTTGGGAAATCAGAGCTCTGAAAAGGAAGCCAGGTGAAGAACAAGCACGCCAGATGTTGGAGAAGATTGCAAAACAGGTTCAACCAATTATGCACAAACACAAATGGAGGGTCAAGCTTCTCTCTGAGTTCTG CCCAAGCAATCCATCGCTTCTGGGGGTGAATGTTGGAGCTGGTATAAATGTTAAGTTGCGGCTACGGAGGCCTAACAGGGATTCAGACTTTTTTCCATTTCATGAAGTTTTAGATACGATGCTTCACGAGCTTTGCCACAATTCACATGGTCCTCATAATAGCAACTTCTACAAGCTCTGGGATGAACTTAGAAAG GAATGTGAAGAGTTGATTTCTAAGGGGATAACTGGCTCTGCTGAGGGATTTGACCTCCCGGGAAGGCGCTTGGGTGGTTATTCTCGTCAACCTCCACTCTCATCTTTACGTAATACTGCACTCAAAGCTGCGGAAAAGAGATCACAGTTGGGATCTCTTCTTCCATCTGGACCAAATCGTATTGGTGGCAATAGTGTTATAATGAAGTCACTTACTCCAGCACAAGCAGCTGTGATGGCTGCAGAAAGGAGATTACAGGATGACATATGGTGTGGTTCTCAATTTTGTGATAAATCAGATCATGAAGATGATAACAGTGAATCTGCTGAAAACCTTGAAAATAAGTGGAAAGGTGTGGGAAGCTCGAGACCATCAGACAGTTCTACTCTATCTTTGGTTCCAACATCTCGAAAAAGAAGTCGTGATAAGGATTCAAGTTTACTAGTTCACTCATCTAGTAACCCTAAATTTGTTGATTTGACAATGGATACACCAAAAAGTCAATGTCTCAATGAACATCAGACTGGGTCTCAACAAAGAAGTTTTGGATTAGAAAGTGTttcatgttctcaatcaaattaTCAAGCAGGATCTAGTTCTGCAAATTTATCATGTTCATCTGGGTCACTATCTGTTGTTAATAGAACACTTCATTCTGAAGAACTTGCAATGTGGGAGTGTCTCACATGCActttgttaaataaa TCATTAGCGCCTATATGTGAATTGTGTGGCTCGCAACAGCCAAAAGATGTTACTACCAAGCACAACACTTGGTCTTGTAAATTCTGTACGTTAGAAAACAATATGAAGTTGGAGCGATGCTCAGCCTGTGACCAGTGGAGATACTCTGATGGCTTAGCCCGTGTCCACCCAGGCCTCAACCTTGCCTCTTAA